A genomic segment from Hypanus sabinus isolate sHypSab1 chromosome 8, sHypSab1.hap1, whole genome shotgun sequence encodes:
- the LOC132397714 gene encoding G-protein coupled receptor 12-like translates to MISMPPVMNDQPRNSSKQSFSWLSSASSNSSVTTSDLPEEIVNPWDIALCVVGTVISCENAIVVAVIFYSPTLRAPMFILIGSLALADLLGGLGLILNFIFLYLLNFEAAKLVSAALLIASFSASVCNLLAITIDRYLSLYNALTYHTERTMTFTYLMLLVVWVTCLSLGSLPVAGWNCLEDETTCSVIKPITKNNAAVLSVSFLLIFALMLQLYVQICKIAFRHAQQIAVQYHFVATSNTSTRKGISTLSIILGTFAACWIPFAIYCLVADSTYPLIYTYVTVLPATCNSVINPIIYAYRNPDIQKSLWVACCGCIPSNFSFRPRSSSDV, encoded by the coding sequence ATGATATCCATGCCTCCAGTTATGAATGATCAGCCCAGGAATAGCTCAAAGCAGTCCTTCAGTTGGCTCTCCTCCGCCAGTAGCAACTCCTCAGTCACCACCTCTGATCTACCCGAGGAAATAGTCAATCCCTGGGACATCGCCCTTTGTGTGGTGGGCACTGTGATCTCTTGCGAGAACGCCATCGTGGTGGCTGTCATCTTCTATTCGCCGACTCTCAGAGCTCCGATGTTTATCCTGATTGGAAGTTTAGCCCTGGCTGACCTCCTCGGAGGACTGGGCTTGATCCTCAATTTTATCTTCCTTTACTTGCTAAACTTCGAAGCCGCGAAACTAGTCTCGGCCGCGCTCCTGATTGCTTCCTTTTCGGCTTCGGTCTGCAACCTGCTTGCCATCACCATAGACCGTTACCTGTCACTGTATAACGCCCTGACATACCACACCGAGAGAACCATGACTTTCACCTACTTGATGCTCCTGGTTGTGTGGGTCACCTGCCTGAGCCTGGGCTCCCTGCCAGTCGCGGGCTGGAACTGCCTGGAAGACGAGACCACCTGTAGTGTGATCAAACCCATCACCAAAAACAATGCCGCAGTCCTTTCCGTCTCCTTTTTGCTCATATTCGCTTTGATGTTGCAACTGTACGTTCAAATCTGCAAAATAGCCTTCAGGCACGCGCAGCAAATCGCCGTGCAGTACCATTTTGTGGCGACCTCCAACACCTCGACCAGGAAAGGAATCTCCACTTTATCTATCATCCTGGGGACCTTCGCCGCTTGTTGGATCCCCTTCGCGATCTACTGTCTGGTTGCAGACTCCACTTATCCATTGATCTACACCTATGTCACGGTTTTACCAGCCACCTGTAATTCAGTCATTAATCCTATAATTTATGCATACCGGAACCCTGATATCCAAAAATCGCTCTGGGTGGCTTGTTGTGGTTGTATTCCATCCAATTTCTCATTCAGACCAAGGTCGTCCAGTGACGTATAG